The Fibrobacter sp. UWB16 genomic interval TTGCCGTCGGTGATGCAGCCATGATTCTCGACGAAGAAAACGTCGCCGTGCGTAGCGGGCACCATTGCGCACAACCGGTGATGGACCGCTTTGGCGTAGATGCCACGCTCCGCCTGAGCTTTGGCGTTTACACGCTCGAACGCGACATCGACCGCTTTGTTGCCGGCATCAAGCGCGTCGTCCGTCTGTTCGCCTAAATTCCGCCAGTTTTGCAGGATTCTCATGGGAATTGAAAAAGGCATTTTCAACCGCACATCGCTCCTTCTCGGAGACGATGTTATGGACTGTATCTACCAAAAACGCGTCATCATTTTTGGACTCGGCGGAGTCGGCAGCTGGTGTGCCGAAAGCCTTGTCCGTTCCGGCATCAAGGAACTCGTGCTCGTCGATTCTGACCGCGTGTGCGTCACCAACGTAAACCGCCAGCTGATGGCCACCACCAAAACCGTGGGCCAAGTCAAAGTCGAAGTGCTTAAAAACCGCTTGTTAGAAATCAATCCGCACGCAAACGTCATCGCACTGCAGGACATCTACGAAGAAGCGAATACGGACAAGTTCCAGCTAGACACATTCGATTACATCATCGACGCTATCGACAGCCTCGAAAACAAGATGCAGTTGCTTTGGCACGCCACGCACACCAA includes:
- a CDS encoding ThiF family adenylyltransferase, encoding MGIEKGIFNRTSLLLGDDVMDCIYQKRVIIFGLGGVGSWCAESLVRSGIKELVLVDSDRVCVTNVNRQLMATTKTVGQVKVEVLKNRLLEINPHANVIALQDIYEEANTDKFQLDTFDYIIDAIDSLENKMQLLWHATHTKATVFSSMGAALKMDPTKIKVAEFWKVTGCPLARALRDKFKRKKLWLKKKVLCVYSDELLKNRGQNSSCGTAACMCPKIRQERSEAELKNAELVDHEWCSSKAQINGTMAHATAIFGFMIAGLVMNDIYQKALTQAE